In Paraburkholderia sprentiae WSM5005, a genomic segment contains:
- a CDS encoding MFS transporter: MNRSPAVNVQTFINEHPFSPFQWLIFFMCFIIVLLDGFDTAAIGFIAPSLITEWGIDKPALAPVLSAALFGLACGALGSGPLSDRLGRRSMLIGSVLLFGVACLASAFSTGIDQLTVLRFITGVGLGAAMPNAVTMMGEYCPDKRRATVINLMFCGFPLGAAFGGFLAAWMIPHLGWRSVLILGGVTPLLLLLLLLARMPESVRYMVANNKPAERIRAALARISGDAVQAAGFIMTETAPQTGGKGLGVVLSRSYIVGSVMLWLAYFMGLVIFYASINWMPILLKDAGLTPQRATLISALFPLGGVGAVLAGVLMDRFNANRVIAVCYALTAVSVYFIGQAAGNVGALVLIVFVAGVLMNTAQSSMPALAAAFYPTAGRGTGVAWMLGVGRFGGIAGSFLVAELARRHFSFGGIFATIAVAGLLSCVALLIKQAARPHVAEAGASKAESFGH, encoded by the coding sequence ATGAACCGCAGCCCCGCTGTGAACGTTCAAACCTTCATCAACGAGCATCCGTTTTCGCCGTTCCAGTGGCTGATTTTTTTCATGTGCTTCATCATCGTCCTGCTGGACGGTTTTGACACCGCTGCGATCGGCTTCATCGCGCCTTCGCTGATCACCGAATGGGGTATCGACAAGCCCGCGCTCGCGCCGGTACTGAGCGCCGCGCTGTTCGGCCTAGCATGCGGTGCGCTCGGCTCGGGGCCGCTGTCCGACCGTCTCGGGCGTCGCTCGATGCTGATCGGCTCGGTGCTGCTATTCGGCGTCGCCTGCCTCGCGTCGGCGTTCTCGACCGGCATCGACCAACTGACCGTGCTGCGCTTCATCACCGGCGTCGGCCTCGGCGCCGCGATGCCGAACGCGGTGACGATGATGGGCGAGTACTGCCCGGACAAACGCCGCGCCACCGTGATCAACCTGATGTTCTGCGGCTTTCCGCTCGGCGCCGCGTTCGGCGGTTTTCTCGCCGCGTGGATGATTCCGCATCTCGGCTGGCGCAGCGTGCTGATCCTCGGCGGTGTCACGCCGCTGCTGCTGTTGCTGCTGTTGCTCGCCAGGATGCCGGAGTCGGTCCGCTACATGGTTGCGAATAACAAGCCGGCCGAACGGATTCGCGCGGCACTCGCGCGCATTTCGGGCGACGCGGTGCAAGCCGCCGGTTTCATCATGACCGAAACCGCGCCGCAAACCGGCGGCAAGGGTCTCGGCGTCGTGCTGTCGCGCTCGTACATCGTCGGCTCGGTGATGCTGTGGCTCGCGTACTTCATGGGCCTCGTGATCTTCTACGCGTCGATTAACTGGATGCCGATCCTGCTGAAGGACGCCGGCCTCACGCCGCAACGCGCGACGCTGATCTCCGCGCTGTTCCCGCTCGGCGGCGTCGGCGCGGTGCTGGCCGGCGTGCTGATGGACCGCTTCAACGCGAACCGCGTCATCGCGGTCTGCTATGCACTGACCGCCGTCAGCGTGTACTTCATCGGTCAGGCGGCCGGCAACGTGGGCGCGCTCGTGCTGATCGTGTTTGTCGCCGGGGTGCTGATGAACACCGCGCAATCGTCGATGCCGGCGCTCGCCGCCGCGTTTTACCCGACCGCGGGCCGTGGCACGGGCGTCGCGTGGATGCTCGGCGTCGGCCGCTTCGGCGGCATCGCGGGCTCTTTCCTCGTCGCCGAACTGGCGCGCCGCCACTTTTCGTTCGGCGGCATCTTCGCGACGATCGCGGTCGCGGGTCTGCTGTCGTGCGTCGCGCTGCTGATCAAGCAGGCCGCACGGCCCCACGTGGCCGAAGCGGGTGCGTCGAAAGCGGAGTCGTTCGGGCACTGA
- a CDS encoding glycoside hydrolase family 53 protein, with protein MNRREMLGWLAGAAAAAGVGATLGAPAVAGEQAEVPANAPAQDAAARANRFAMGADVSTLLELEANGAKYYEHGEAHDCLQILKSHGVDSIRIKVWNDPGNPDFFPANQSPAAGWNNAGHVPTLARRAAALGLRILIDFHYSDWWADPGKQYPPHAWAGKDITETCALLSAYTSNVLQMLERDGVHPEWVQIGNEITGGMLWPLGKYDQLDNLAALLKAGHDAVKSVDGRIKVMLHIDSGGNNATSRWWFDSMTQRGVTFDVIGLSYYPQWQGSFSDLQGNVNDLATRYDKDVIVVETAYPWTTSDGDSEPDSMTNVGTSPYPQTPAGQAQFLGAVTDIVKAIPDGHGKGVFWWEPEWIPTPNVGWKVGAGDQWDNNTLFDFHGNALSSLDAFRRP; from the coding sequence ATGAACCGAAGAGAAATGCTGGGATGGCTGGCGGGCGCCGCAGCGGCGGCGGGTGTCGGTGCGACGCTCGGCGCGCCCGCTGTTGCAGGGGAACAAGCGGAGGTACCCGCAAACGCCCCCGCGCAGGACGCCGCCGCGCGCGCGAACCGTTTCGCGATGGGCGCGGATGTCTCGACGTTGCTCGAACTCGAAGCGAATGGCGCGAAGTACTACGAGCATGGCGAGGCGCACGACTGCCTGCAGATTCTGAAAAGTCACGGCGTCGATTCGATCCGTATCAAGGTGTGGAATGACCCCGGCAATCCCGACTTCTTTCCGGCCAATCAGAGTCCCGCGGCCGGCTGGAACAACGCCGGGCACGTACCCACCCTCGCGCGCCGCGCCGCCGCGCTCGGCCTGCGCATTCTGATCGACTTCCATTACAGCGACTGGTGGGCCGATCCGGGCAAGCAGTACCCGCCGCACGCCTGGGCCGGCAAGGACATCACCGAGACCTGCGCGTTGTTGTCGGCGTACACGTCGAATGTGTTGCAGATGCTTGAGCGCGACGGCGTGCATCCCGAGTGGGTGCAGATCGGCAACGAGATTACCGGCGGCATGCTGTGGCCGCTTGGCAAGTACGATCAGCTCGATAACCTCGCGGCACTGCTGAAGGCCGGGCACGATGCGGTCAAATCCGTCGATGGACGCATCAAGGTGATGCTGCATATCGACAGCGGCGGCAACAACGCGACGAGCCGCTGGTGGTTCGACAGCATGACGCAGCGCGGCGTCACATTCGACGTGATCGGCTTGTCGTACTACCCGCAGTGGCAGGGCTCGTTCAGCGACCTGCAGGGCAACGTGAACGACCTCGCGACGCGCTACGACAAGGACGTGATCGTGGTCGAGACCGCGTATCCGTGGACCACCAGCGACGGCGATTCGGAGCCGGACTCGATGACCAATGTCGGCACCTCGCCGTACCCGCAGACGCCCGCCGGGCAGGCGCAGTTTCTCGGCGCGGTGACCGACATCGTGAAGGCGATCCCCGACGGCCACGGCAAGGGCGTGTTCTGGTGGGAGCCCGAATGGATTCCGACGCCGAACGTCGGCTGGAAAGTCGGCGCCGGCGATCAGTGGGACAACAACACGCTGTTCGATTTCCACGGCAATGCGTTGTCGTCGCTGGATGCGTTCCGGCGGCCCTAG